TGCAGGATGTTGAACTGGTCCGGCGAGATGAAGCTCAGCTTGTGCGCATACAGGGCGCCGCCCAGGCCCGCAAGCGCGGCCGAGATCGCGAACGACATCGTCTTGTAGCGCGCCAGGTGAATGCCCATGCTCTGCGCCGAGATTTCCGAATCGCGAATCGCAACGAAGGCACGGCCGGTCGGCGAGCGCAGCAGGTTCAGGATGCCCAGCGTGCTGAGCACCGCCACCACCAGGCACAGAAAGTAGAAGCCGTTGCCCGACCCCAGCGACCAGCCGAAGAGCTGCGGCGACTTCACATGCAGCCCCGCGTTGCCGCCCGTCACGCTCTCCCAGCGCGCGAACACTTCCTCGACGATGAAGCCGAACGACAGCGTGGCAATGCCCAGGTAGATGCCCTTCACGCGCAGGGCCGGCAGCGCGACCACCACGCCCACCGCCGCCGACAGCGCCGCGGCCGCGAGCAGCGCGATCGGAAACGGCACGCCCAGATTGGTCAGCACGCCCTGCGTGTAGGCGCCGGCGCCGAGGAACGCCGCATGCCCGATCGAGAATTGCCCCGTGAAGCCCGCCAGCAGCATCAGGCCCAAGCCGACGATGCCGTAGATCAGCACGAAGGTCAGCTGCGCGAGCCAGTACTCGTCGATCGCCCATGGCGCGGCGACCAGAAACGCGGCGAGCAGGCCGTACCAGAACACATGGCCGCCGTGCCGCGCGAGGCGGATGTCCTGGTCGTAGCTGGTCTTGAAGATGAAGCGCATGAGTCAGGTCCGCCGAAGCGCGTGGGGGCGCATTTTTCTCAGACTTTCTTGCGCAGCTTCTCGCCGAACAGGCCGTTGGGCTTGATCATCAGCATCAGCAGCACCACGATGTACGGGGCCGTGTCCTTGAAGCCGTCGGGCAGGTAGAAGCCCGCGAACGATTCGACGATGCCGATCACAAGCCCGCCGACGATCGCGCCCGGCAGGCTGCCGAAGCCGCCCACCACCGCGGCCGGAAAGGCCTTGAGCCCGATGAAGCCCATGTTCGCGTGCACGAAGGTGATGGGCGCGAGCAGCATGCCGGCAATGGCAGCAACCGCCGCCGCGAGCCCCCACACCAATCCGTTCAGGCGCTTCACCGGAATGCCCATGTAGTACGCCGCGAGCTGGTTCTGCGACGAGGCCTGCATCGCGATGCCGAGCTTGCTGTAGCGAAACATCGCGAACAAGAGGCCGCACAGGATGGCGGTGGCGATGATGATCGCGAGCTGTTCGAGGTTGACCACCAGCCCGCCCAGCTTCCAGATCTGGTCCTTGTAGGGCACCGGCAGCGTGTGGGTGTCGGTGCCGATGCCCGGCACCATGGTGATGAGCCCGCGCGCCACGTAGGCGATGCCGATGGTGAGCATCACGATCGAGAACTGCGGCTGCCCGAGGATCGGGCGGATCACCACCAGTTCGAGCAGCACGCCGAAGGCCGCCATCGCCACCACCGCCAGAATGGCCGCAAGCCAGAACGGCAGGCCGAACAGCGACATGCCGGCAAATGCACCGAAGGCCCCGAGCATCATCAGGTCGCCCTGCGCGAAGCTCACGGTTTCGGTGGCCTTGTAGATCAGCACGAAGCCCAGTGCGATCAGCCCGTAGATGCAACCTTGCGCAATGCCCGACAGCAGGAGTTGGAGGATCTGCATGGGGCCCCTGTGCGCCTACTGCCTGAAGCCGCCGGCCGCGTCGTGCAGCGCGAGGCGGCGCGAGCCGGCCAGGATGTCGCTCGGCTTCAGGCCGTAGACCTGGCGGATCGAATGGCTGAAGTGCGTCGAATCGGGGTAGCCGGTGTCCAGCGCGATGTCGGTCAGCGTGCTGGCCTGGCGCACATGGCGCAGCAGGCTGCGCGCGCGCTTCCAGGCGCGGAAGGCGCGAAACGCCATGCCGGTTTCCTGCTTGAACAGATGCAGGAAACGCGAGAAAGACAGATGCACCGAGGCCGCGCAGTCTTCGGCCGAGGTGGGTGCGGCCGGGTCGGCGTTGATGGTGTCGATGACCTTGCGGATGCGCGCATCGAGCGCGCGCGGCGCCAGCGGCTCGCCGAAGAACAGCGCATCGAAATCGAAGCCGTCGAAGTCCGTGCCGCGGCCCGAGGCGGCGAGCAGCTGCGCATGGGCATCGCGCATGCGCCGCACGAAGGCCGGCGCATCGACCGGACCGCAGTGCTGCATGAAGGCCGGCATGCGGGCGGGATCGACCGACTCCGATTCGATCAGCAGGTTGAAGATGAGCGGATGTGCGCTTTCCACCCGGTGCGGCACCTGCGGCGGCACCACCAGCAGTTCGCCCGCCTGCCAGGCGCCGCCGCCGATGCACAGGCGGTTCGGCGGCGCGCCCGCGGGCGACACGTACACGCCGTGCCCGCCCATCGTGCGCTCGGCCGCGGCCCCGAGCAGCCCGGCGTAGAACACGCGCTGGTGCGTGAGCCACATCAGGCGCTCCCCGCGCTGCGCACCGCCGCTTTCCGGCGGCGCCGCCTTCGTTCGCTGCATGGTGTCTTCTGTCTCCTGCATCGGGCCGCCGCCGGCCTGGGGCCGGCGCTGCGTTGGCTGGATCGTAGCGGCGGGGGCCGGCTGCGCGGCGTGCATTTGCGCGGGGACTTTCCCTAGGGCAGGCCCTAGGCCGACGCAAGCGCGCGGCGCAGTTCGGCGCAGCACAGCGCGACGGCCGTGTCGGCCTCGTCGAGCACCTTGCCCATGGTGATGAAGCCATGGATCTGGCGCTCGAAGCAGACGTATGCGGCGCGGTTGCCGGCGGCGGTCAATGCCTCGGCGTAGGCCATGCCTTCGTCGCGCAGCGGGTCGTAGCCGGCCGTGAGCACCAGCGCGGGCGGCAGGCCCGAGAGATCGGCATGCAGCAGCGGCGATGCGCGCCAGTCGAGGTCGTGCCGGGCGTCGTCGATGTAGTGGTCGTGAAAGTAGGCCATCGTGTCGCGGGTCAGCAGGTAGCCCTGGCCGTTGGCCTGGTGCGAGGGATGGCCGCGGCGCATGTCGGTGGCGGGATAGATCAGCAACTGGAAGGCGATGGGCAGGTCGCCGGCATCACGCGCGGCTATGGCCGCCACGGCGGCGAGGTTGCCGCCCGCGCTGTCGCCGCCCACCGCGAGGCGGCTGGCATCGAGGCCGAGCGCGGCGGCCTCGCGGCGCACCCAGCGGGTCGCGGCCAGCACGTCGTCGACCGCGGCCGGGAAGCGATGCTCCGGCCCCATGCGGTAGTCGATCGATACGACCGCGCAGCCCGCGCCGTTGGCGAGCGAGCGGCACAGCACGTCGTGCGTGTCGAGGTCGCCGATGACCCAGCCGCCGCCGTGGAAGTACACGAGCACCGGCAGCGCGGCACGGGCCGTGGAACCCAGCGGACGATAGAGGCGCACCGGGATGGTGCCGTGCGGTCCATCGGCCTTCAGGTCGCGAACTTCGGCGACCGGCGGGGCCTCGGGTTGCGTGGCGGCGCGGCGCTCGCGGTAGAAGGCGCGCGCCTCGGCGGGCGACAGCGTGTGGGTCGGCGGGATGCCGCGCGCCTCGATGAAGTCGAGCAAGGCGCGCGCCTGGGGGTGCAGCATGGTGTCTCCGGTGGGGTCGGGCTGGCGTTCGCCCGATCTCTCATCCGCACGATGCCCGCGCGTTCCCGGCGCGGCTTGCGAAAACTGGCTGTACTGGGGTGTGCTGTGGCCCCGTGCCGCTCAGGCCCTGCGCGGCTTCACGCGCGAGGCGGCTTCCTTGGCGAGCTTGCGGGCGGTGTCGGTGTCGGCCGCATGCACCAGCACCACGCCCATGCGGCGCTTGGCGAAGCTCTCGGGCTTGCCGAACAGGCGGATGTCGCTGCCGGGCACCTGCAGCGCCTCGGCCACGCCGTCGAAGGCGATGCCGGTGGCATCGACGCCGCCATAGATCACCGCGCTCGCGCCCGGGCTCTTGAGCGAGGTGTCCACTGGCAGGCCGAGGATGGCGCGTGCATGCAGCTCGAACTCGTTCTGCCATTGCGTGGCCATCGTCACCATGCCGGTGTCGTGCGGGCGCGGGCTCACTTCGCTGAACCAGACCTCGTCGCCCTTCACGAACAGCTCGACGCCGAACAACCCCTGGCCGCCGAGGTCGGCCGTGACGGCCTGCGCGATCTGCTGCGCCTTCTGCAGCGCGGCCGGCGCCATGGGGTGCGGCTGCCAGCTTTCCACGTAGTCGCCGCTGACCTGCACATGGCCGATGGGGTCGCAGAACTTCGTTTCGACGGCGCCTGTCGCATCCTTGGCGCGCACGGTCAGCAGCGTGATCTCGTAGTCGAAGTCGATGAAGCCTTCGACAATCACGCGGCCATGGCTCACGCGGCCGCCGGCCATCGCGTAGTCCCAGGCTTTCTGCACGTCGGCCGGGCCGTCGATCTTGCTCTGGCCCTTGCCGGAGCTGCTCATCACGGGCTTGACGATGCAGGGGTAGCCGATGCCCTCGTCGATGGCCGCCTGCAGCTCGGCGAGCGAGTCGCAGAACTTGTAGGGGCTGGTGGGCACGCCCAGCGTTTCGGCGGCCAGGCGGCGGATGCCTTCGCGGTCCATCGTGAGGCGGGCGGCGCGGGCCGTGGGAATGACGCGCACCACGCCGGCGTCTTCGAGCTGCTGCAGCATCGGCGTGGCGATGGCCTCGATCTCGGGCACCACGAGCATGGGCTTTTCGGCCTCGATCAGCGCCTTGAGTTGCTCGGGATCGCTCATGGTGATGGTGCGCGCATGGTGCGCCACCTGCTGGCCGGGCGCGTTCTCGTAGCGGTCGACCGCAATGGTTTCGACGCCGAGGCGCTGCAGGGCGATCAGCACCTCCTTGCCGAGTTCGCCGGAACCCAGCAGCATCACGCGGGTGGCAGAAGGGGAAAGAGGGGTGCCGAGGGTGGTCATGGTCGGAGTCGGAAAGAGAGAAGAAAAAACGATCGCCGCACTGTAAGCCACCCGCGTGCCGCCGGTGTCACGCGCGGCAACGGCGGCCTGGCGGGGCTGCTTCACAATCGATCTCCTGCTGCGGTGGTGCGTCCACCCGCTCCCTCTTTCCGCTTTATTCGTTCTTCAAGGAGTTTTCTCATGACGATTCAGACCGTCGGCATCATTGGTGCCGGAACAATGGGCAATGGCATCGCACAGGCCTGCGCGGTGGCGGGCGTGAACGTGGTGATGGTCGATGTCGCCCAGGCGGCGGTCGACAAGGGCCTGGCCACCGTCTCGGGGAGCCTCGACCGGCTGATCAAGAAAGAGAAGCTCACGGCCGAGCAGAAGGCCACGGCGCTCGCGCTGATCAAGGGCTCGACCAACTACGACGACCTGAAGGGCGCGCAACTCGTGATCGAGGCGGCCACCGAGAACCACGCGCTCAAGCTCAGGATCTTGAAGCAGGTCGACGAGCTGGTGGCGCCCGAGGTGATCATTGCCTCGAACACCTCGTCGATCTCGATCACCCAGCTCGCGGCCGCCACCTCGCGCGCCGACCGCTTCATCGGCATGCACTTCTTCAACCCGGTGCCGATGATGGCGCTGGTCGAGCTGATCCGCGGCTATCTCACGAGCGACGCCACGCACGACGCCGTCAAGGCGCTGGCCGAAAAGCTCGGCAAGTCGCCGATCACGGTGAAAAACGCGCCGGGCTTCGTGGTCAACCGCATCCTGGTGCCGATGATCAACGAGGCCTTCTTCGTGCTGTCCGAAGGCATCGCGACGGCCGAGGACATCGACGCCGGCATGAAGCTGGGCTGCAACCAGCCCATCGGCCCGCTGGCGCTGGCCGACATGATCGGCCTCGATGTGTGCCTGGCCGTGATGGAGGTGTACCTCGCGCAGTTTGGCGACTCCAAGTACCGTCCCTGCCCGCTCTTGAAGGAAATGGTCGCGGCGGGCCAGCTCGGCCGCAAGACCGGGCGCGGCGTGTATACGTACTGACCCGGCGTCCCACAAAAACAAGGAGACAAGCGCCATGGCCGTGACAGCTACCACCCCACCCCCAGAAGGCTGCATCGACACCCAGGTGATCGACCACGTGCTCTTGATCGGCATCAACCGCCCCGCCAAGCGCAATGGCTGGACGCCGCCGATGTTCAGGCAGCTGGCCGAGGCCTACACCCGGCTCGATGACGACCCCGATCTGCGCGTGGGTGTGCTGCATGCCTTCGGCGACCATTTCACGGCCGGGCTCGACCTGCCGGCGGTCGCCGAGTACATGAAGCGCGGCGAGAAGGCCATTCCGGCCGGGCTGGTGGAGCCGCACGACTTCGGCCTGCCCGGCTATCGCCGCCGCAGCAAGCCGATGGTGGCGGCGGTGAAGGGCATCTGCTTCACGGTGGGCATCGAGCTGATGCTGGGCGCCGACATCGTGGTGGCGGCCGACGACTGCCGCTTCTCGCAGATGGAGGTTCAGCGCGGCATCATGGCCACGGGCGGCGCCACGCTGCGCATGGCCGAACGAGCGGGCGTGGGCAACGCGATGCTGCACCTGCTGACGGCCGACGAGTTCGACAGCGCCGAGGCCTATCGCCTGAACTTCGTGCAGAAGGTGGTGCCGGCCGGGCAGGCGCTCGACGCGGCGCTGGCCATTGCGCAGCGCATCGCGGCGCAAGCCCCGCTGGCGGTGGTGGCCACGCGACTGAACGTGATCAAGGCTGTGGAACAGGGCCCGCTCGCGGCCGTGTCGGAATTCATCGAGACGCAGAAGCGGCTTTCGAACAGCGAAGACGCGGCCGAAGGCGTGCGTTCGTT
This genomic window from Variovorax paradoxus contains:
- a CDS encoding 3-hydroxybutyryl-CoA dehydrogenase, producing MTIQTVGIIGAGTMGNGIAQACAVAGVNVVMVDVAQAAVDKGLATVSGSLDRLIKKEKLTAEQKATALALIKGSTNYDDLKGAQLVIEAATENHALKLRILKQVDELVAPEVIIASNTSSISITQLAAATSRADRFIGMHFFNPVPMMALVELIRGYLTSDATHDAVKALAEKLGKSPITVKNAPGFVVNRILVPMINEAFFVLSEGIATAEDIDAGMKLGCNQPIGPLALADMIGLDVCLAVMEVYLAQFGDSKYRPCPLLKEMVAAGQLGRKTGRGVYTY
- a CDS encoding helix-turn-helix domain-containing protein, whose protein sequence is MQRTKAAPPESGGAQRGERLMWLTHQRVFYAGLLGAAAERTMGGHGVYVSPAGAPPNRLCIGGGAWQAGELLVVPPQVPHRVESAHPLIFNLLIESESVDPARMPAFMQHCGPVDAPAFVRRMRDAHAQLLAASGRGTDFDGFDFDALFFGEPLAPRALDARIRKVIDTINADPAAPTSAEDCAASVHLSFSRFLHLFKQETGMAFRAFRAWKRARSLLRHVRQASTLTDIALDTGYPDSTHFSHSIRQVYGLKPSDILAGSRRLALHDAAGGFRQ
- a CDS encoding branched-chain amino acid ABC transporter permease → MQILQLLLSGIAQGCIYGLIALGFVLIYKATETVSFAQGDLMMLGAFGAFAGMSLFGLPFWLAAILAVVAMAAFGVLLELVVIRPILGQPQFSIVMLTIGIAYVARGLITMVPGIGTDTHTLPVPYKDQIWKLGGLVVNLEQLAIIIATAILCGLLFAMFRYSKLGIAMQASSQNQLAAYYMGIPVKRLNGLVWGLAAAVAAIAGMLLAPITFVHANMGFIGLKAFPAAVVGGFGSLPGAIVGGLVIGIVESFAGFYLPDGFKDTAPYIVVLLMLMIKPNGLFGEKLRKKV
- a CDS encoding alpha/beta hydrolase — protein: MLHPQARALLDFIEARGIPPTHTLSPAEARAFYRERRAATQPEAPPVAEVRDLKADGPHGTIPVRLYRPLGSTARAALPVLVYFHGGGWVIGDLDTHDVLCRSLANGAGCAVVSIDYRMGPEHRFPAAVDDVLAATRWVRREAAALGLDASRLAVGGDSAGGNLAAVAAIAARDAGDLPIAFQLLIYPATDMRRGHPSHQANGQGYLLTRDTMAYFHDHYIDDARHDLDWRASPLLHADLSGLPPALVLTAGYDPLRDEGMAYAEALTAAGNRAAYVCFERQIHGFITMGKVLDEADTAVALCCAELRRALASA
- a CDS encoding branched-chain amino acid ABC transporter permease; this translates as MRFIFKTSYDQDIRLARHGGHVFWYGLLAAFLVAAPWAIDEYWLAQLTFVLIYGIVGLGLMLLAGFTGQFSIGHAAFLGAGAYTQGVLTNLGVPFPIALLAAAALSAAVGVVVALPALRVKGIYLGIATLSFGFIVEEVFARWESVTGGNAGLHVKSPQLFGWSLGSGNGFYFLCLVVAVLSTLGILNLLRSPTGRAFVAIRDSEISAQSMGIHLARYKTMSFAISAALAGLGGALYAHKLSFISPDQFNILQSIDLLLMVVIGGLGSVHGAFLGAIFLIAMPQLISMGKDWLPAVVGQAPGLQGLVYGVVLIAFVLFEPLGLYGRWLKIRTWLQLFPFYRKGLFRRQKSFTKSDRLR
- the purT gene encoding formate-dependent phosphoribosylglycinamide formyltransferase, whose amino-acid sequence is MTTLGTPLSPSATRVMLLGSGELGKEVLIALQRLGVETIAVDRYENAPGQQVAHHARTITMSDPEQLKALIEAEKPMLVVPEIEAIATPMLQQLEDAGVVRVIPTARAARLTMDREGIRRLAAETLGVPTSPYKFCDSLAELQAAIDEGIGYPCIVKPVMSSSGKGQSKIDGPADVQKAWDYAMAGGRVSHGRVIVEGFIDFDYEITLLTVRAKDATGAVETKFCDPIGHVQVSGDYVESWQPHPMAPAALQKAQQIAQAVTADLGGQGLFGVELFVKGDEVWFSEVSPRPHDTGMVTMATQWQNEFELHARAILGLPVDTSLKSPGASAVIYGGVDATGIAFDGVAEALQVPGSDIRLFGKPESFAKRRMGVVLVHAADTDTARKLAKEAASRVKPRRA
- a CDS encoding crotonase/enoyl-CoA hydratase family protein, with the protein product MAVTATTPPPEGCIDTQVIDHVLLIGINRPAKRNGWTPPMFRQLAEAYTRLDDDPDLRVGVLHAFGDHFTAGLDLPAVAEYMKRGEKAIPAGLVEPHDFGLPGYRRRSKPMVAAVKGICFTVGIELMLGADIVVAADDCRFSQMEVQRGIMATGGATLRMAERAGVGNAMLHLLTADEFDSAEAYRLNFVQKVVPAGQALDAALAIAQRIAAQAPLAVVATRLNVIKAVEQGPLAAVSEFIETQKRLSNSEDAAEGVRSFVERRPARFSGR